The region CAGCGGCTGCAGCGGTTGTAGTTCTGCACGGCGAACTTGTGGCCGCGCGCAGCTTTGACGACTTTGGAAGTGTTAGCCATTGTTCATCCGTCCTTATTTGCGGAAGGGCAGGCCCATGGCTTGCAGGAGCGCGCGGGCTTCTTCGTCCGTCTTCGCGGTGGTCACGATGGTGATGTCCATGCCGCGCACCTTGTCGACCATGTCGTAGGTGATTTCGGGGAAGATCAGCTGTTCTTTGATGCCCAGGTTGTAGTTGCCGCGGCCGTCGAAGGCGTTGGGGTTCACGCCCTTGAAGTCACGGATGCGGGGCAGGCCGATGTTGATCAGCTTTTCGAGGAACACGAACATGCGCTCGCCACGCA is a window of Deinococcus radiotolerans DNA encoding:
- the rplE gene encoding 50S ribosomal protein L5, which translates into the protein MQQLKTKYNEQVRPAMMQQFGYSSVMAVPRIEKIVVNEGLGSAKEDSKAIDKAAKELALITLQKPIVTKAKKSISNFKLRQGMPVGIKVTLRGERMFVFLEKLINIGLPRIRDFKGVNPNAFDGRGNYNLGIKEQLIFPEITYDMVDKVRGMDITIVTTAKTDEEARALLQAMGLPFRK